One Deltaproteobacteria bacterium genomic window carries:
- a CDS encoding amidohydrolase produces the protein MRIGANSSKTEPHHSKRRTTMAYNMISADDHIDLGYLPRDLWTERMPKSMLDRAPHVEDRGDKGEYWVCDGETWADYRGERWFARTNRTRLALDRGGVGEAHRPTTTAKRLADMDRDGVEASLMFPPIIAMQVGDAELRNATVRAYNDWALDFGKSAPKRFFPVAMLSSCDAASARDEVIRVAQLGFKEANFLVNDVTLEMNLKPWDIFWDAAEEAGIVVSYHVGGSVQKNSVRATIDSVKPGDHQGVFDMGLSNGATSFFNPFVNMFNFGTLERHPKLKFCLAESAIGWIPFVVQEMDYRYKRQFERRKAAEIPLKNMPSEIFKRQVWATYQTDLVGLHLVEFFGDGHIMWGSDYPHPDSTWPFSKEVIEKDSAHLAADIKKKVLRDNAAALYGLAN, from the coding sequence ATGAGAATCGGCGCGAACTCATCCAAGACTGAACCACACCATTCCAAGAGGAGAACAACAATGGCTTACAATATGATTTCCGCCGACGATCACATCGACTTGGGATATTTACCGCGCGATTTGTGGACCGAGCGCATGCCCAAGTCTATGCTCGACCGCGCACCTCACGTTGAGGACCGCGGCGACAAGGGCGAGTACTGGGTATGCGACGGCGAGACCTGGGCCGATTATCGCGGCGAACGCTGGTTCGCCAGAACTAATCGCACGCGTCTCGCTCTCGACCGCGGCGGCGTCGGCGAAGCGCACCGGCCGACGACCACGGCGAAACGGCTCGCCGACATGGATCGCGACGGCGTCGAAGCCTCGCTGATGTTTCCGCCGATCATCGCCATGCAAGTCGGCGACGCCGAGCTACGCAACGCCACCGTGCGCGCCTACAACGACTGGGCGCTAGATTTTGGCAAGAGCGCGCCCAAGCGGTTCTTTCCCGTCGCCATGCTCTCCAGCTGCGACGCCGCATCAGCCCGCGATGAAGTCATCCGCGTCGCCCAGTTGGGTTTCAAAGAAGCCAACTTCTTGGTCAACGACGTGACCCTGGAAATGAACCTGAAGCCCTGGGATATTTTTTGGGACGCCGCCGAGGAAGCCGGCATCGTCGTCTCCTATCACGTCGGCGGCAGCGTGCAGAAAAACTCGGTGCGCGCCACCATCGACTCGGTCAAACCGGGCGACCACCAAGGCGTCTTCGATATGGGACTGAGCAACGGCGCGACTTCGTTTTTCAATCCCTTCGTCAACATGTTCAACTTCGGCACCCTGGAGCGCCATCCTAAATTGAAATTCTGCCTGGCCGAGTCGGCCATCGGCTGGATACCGTTTGTCGTGCAGGAAATGGACTATCGCTACAAAAGACAATTCGAGCGCAGAAAAGCGGCGGAAATCCCGCTCAAGAACATGCCCAGCGAAATTTTTAAACGCCAAGTCTGGGCGACCTATCAAACCGACTTGGTCGGCCTCCACCTGGTTGAATTTTTCGGCGACGGCCACATCATGTGGGGATCGGACTATCCCCATCCCGACAGCACCTGGCCGTTCTCCAAAGAAGTGATCGAGAAAGACTCTGCCCACCTGGCGGCCGACATCAAAAAGAAAGTCCTGCGCGACAACGCGGCGGCGCTGTACGGTTTGGCAAATTAA
- a CDS encoding amidohydrolase produces MAKNGFKILDSDMHVMEPPDLWEKYIDKKFRHRAPRGVTSHNVRDLRLVHPDGVEWSRKTTPANDPAKGKNFEEKQQILGNDAARGWTNEVQLEAMDIEGIDIAVLYPTRGLRALVDERMDPEFGAAMARAYNDWMHDFCARDPKRLIGAGMLSPFNMDDAVNEARRCAEQLGFRAAFLRANPLVDHQWQSAYYDPLWSALEELNISVGFHESTGTGRNQVGERLEPNFMLRRVFAQPMEQMLALGCFCGGGVLARHPKLRVAFLEANCSWLPWLLWRLDEAWELDGDVWAKDVKEKPSEYFKRQCVVSIEPDEMIANNVLQQVGNGNLVFSTDYPHVDSRYPEATNHFLRLPFSDEDKRKILWDNCAKYYAM; encoded by the coding sequence ATGGCGAAAAACGGCTTTAAGATTTTGGACAGCGACATGCACGTCATGGAGCCGCCCGATCTGTGGGAAAAGTACATCGACAAAAAATTCCGCCATCGCGCGCCGCGCGGTGTGACCAGCCACAACGTGCGCGATTTGCGCTTGGTCCATCCCGACGGCGTCGAATGGTCGCGCAAAACCACGCCGGCCAACGATCCCGCCAAGGGAAAGAATTTCGAAGAGAAGCAGCAGATCCTCGGCAACGATGCCGCCCGCGGCTGGACCAACGAAGTGCAGTTGGAAGCGATGGACATCGAGGGCATCGACATCGCCGTGCTCTACCCGACCCGCGGCCTGCGCGCGTTAGTCGATGAGCGCATGGATCCGGAATTCGGCGCCGCCATGGCGCGCGCCTACAACGACTGGATGCACGATTTCTGCGCCCGCGATCCCAAACGTTTGATCGGCGCCGGCATGCTCTCGCCGTTTAACATGGACGATGCCGTCAACGAAGCACGCCGCTGCGCCGAGCAGTTGGGCTTTCGCGCCGCCTTCCTGCGCGCCAACCCATTGGTCGATCACCAATGGCAAAGCGCCTATTACGACCCGCTGTGGAGCGCGCTCGAAGAGTTGAACATCTCGGTGGGATTTCATGAGTCCACCGGCACCGGACGCAATCAAGTCGGCGAGCGCTTGGAACCCAACTTCATGTTGCGCCGCGTGTTCGCCCAGCCCATGGAACAGATGCTCGCGCTGGGCTGCTTTTGCGGCGGCGGCGTGCTCGCACGTCATCCCAAACTACGCGTCGCGTTTTTAGAAGCCAACTGCAGCTGGCTGCCCTGGCTCCTGTGGCGTTTGGACGAAGCCTGGGAACTCGACGGCGATGTTTGGGCCAAAGACGTCAAAGAAAAACCCAGCGAATATTTCAAACGCCAATGCGTCGTCTCCATCGAGCCCGATGAAATGATCGCCAACAACGTGCTCCAACAAGTCGGCAACGGCAATTTAGTTTTCTCCACCGATTATCCCCACGTCGACTCGCGCTATCCCGAAGCGACCAACCATTTTCTCCGTCTGCCCTTCTCCGACGAAGACAAGCGAAAGATCCTTTGGGACAACTGCGCGAAGTATTACGCTATGTAG
- a CDS encoding ABC transporter permease has product MLRDGLTISSNFRIDLVGQRVALVVVILAVWWFAALSVPHYILPGPARVWDAFSRITANGDLWNNVAITLWRVAAGFVVAALVGLPFGILLGANRRVGDFFEPVIPVLNSVSSAIWAIFAIIWFGISNATTIFVVFMTAMPLIVTNVWQGTRTVNADFIELAKVLRMPDWKVMVKIYFPTILPHFFSGARLAFGFGWRVSLVAETIGSSSGVGYRLRQAADLIQTDQVFAWTLTLVVLMATLEMGMLKPLENYLFRWQKEAPRQ; this is encoded by the coding sequence ATGCTCCGCGACGGCTTAACCATCTCGTCAAACTTTCGCATCGATCTGGTTGGCCAGCGCGTGGCGCTCGTCGTTGTGATCCTCGCGGTTTGGTGGTTCGCCGCCCTTTCGGTGCCCCATTATATTCTGCCCGGCCCGGCACGGGTCTGGGACGCGTTCAGCCGCATTACGGCCAATGGCGATTTGTGGAATAACGTCGCCATTACCCTCTGGCGCGTCGCTGCGGGCTTTGTCGTCGCGGCGCTGGTCGGCCTGCCCTTCGGCATCCTGCTCGGCGCCAATCGCCGTGTCGGCGATTTTTTCGAACCGGTGATCCCGGTATTAAACAGTGTCTCCTCGGCGATCTGGGCGATCTTCGCGATCATCTGGTTCGGCATCTCCAACGCCACGACTATTTTCGTCGTGTTCATGACCGCCATGCCGTTGATCGTCACCAACGTCTGGCAGGGCACGCGCACCGTCAACGCCGACTTCATCGAACTCGCCAAGGTGCTGCGCATGCCCGACTGGAAGGTGATGGTAAAAATCTATTTTCCGACCATCTTGCCGCATTTCTTTTCCGGCGCGCGGCTCGCCTTCGGCTTTGGCTGGCGCGTCTCGCTGGTCGCCGAGACCATCGGTTCATCGAGCGGCGTCGGCTACCGTTTGCGCCAGGCGGCCGATCTGATTCAGACCGATCAGGTTTTCGCCTGGACGTTAACGCTCGTCGTACTCATGGCGACGCTCGAAATGGGTATGCTGAAACCGCTGGAAAATTATCTCTTCCGCTGGCAAAAAGAGGCGCCGCGGCAATGA